From the genome of Hymenobacter cellulosilyticus, one region includes:
- a CDS encoding TatD family hydrolase — translation MQLTDSHAHIYSEQFKTDRDEALHRAYEAGVTTIVMPNIDHTSIDGMLETEVRFPQQCFSMMGLHPCSVGKDFERELYLVEEWLDKRPFAAVGECGIDLYWDKTTLAQQQEALRVQVALAKKHSLPLVLHTRDAFQETADIIEAAQDGTLTGVFHCFSGTPEEAARVLRLGFKLGIGGVATFKNGGADKFLPDIALEHLLLETDCPYLAPVPHRGKRNEPSYLPLIARRVAELLRKDPEEIAEATTRNARELFKL, via the coding sequence ATGCAGCTCACCGATTCGCACGCCCATATTTACTCCGAGCAGTTCAAAACCGACCGCGACGAGGCCCTGCACCGTGCCTACGAGGCCGGCGTCACGACCATCGTCATGCCCAACATCGACCACACCAGCATCGACGGCATGCTCGAAACCGAAGTCCGCTTCCCGCAGCAGTGCTTCTCGATGATGGGCCTGCATCCGTGCTCGGTAGGTAAAGACTTCGAGCGGGAACTGTACTTGGTGGAGGAATGGCTGGACAAGCGCCCGTTTGCGGCCGTAGGGGAGTGTGGCATTGATTTGTACTGGGACAAAACCACCCTGGCTCAGCAGCAGGAGGCCTTGCGCGTGCAGGTAGCCCTGGCCAAAAAGCACAGTTTGCCTCTGGTGCTTCACACCCGCGACGCCTTTCAGGAAACGGCCGACATTATCGAAGCTGCCCAGGACGGGACGCTTACGGGCGTGTTTCACTGCTTCTCGGGCACCCCGGAAGAGGCCGCACGGGTGCTCCGCCTGGGCTTTAAGCTCGGCATCGGTGGCGTAGCTACCTTCAAGAACGGCGGAGCCGACAAGTTCCTGCCAGACATTGCCCTGGAACACCTGCTGCTCGAAACCGACTGCCCCTACCTGGCCCCGGTGCCCCACCGCGGCAAGCGCAATGAGCCCTCTTACCTGCCCCTGATTGCCCGCCGCGTGGCCGAGCTTCTGCGTAAAGACCCCGAGGAAATTGCCGAAGCTACCACCCGCAATGCCCGAGAGCTTTTCAAGCTGTAA
- a CDS encoding asparaginase produces MTLPITLPLVDITPVGHGTRPATSVLVIYTGGTVGMEYNKRGNWCR; encoded by the coding sequence ATGACCCTGCCCATCACGCTTCCGCTTGTTGACATTACGCCCGTCGGCCACGGCACCCGGCCCGCCACGTCCGTGCTGGTTATTTACACCGGCGGCACGGTGGGCATGGAGTATAATAAGCGGGGGAACTGGTGCCGATGA
- a CDS encoding asparaginase, with protein MKFEQIRKKMPELRQLNMHLSVLSLPQPIDSSNVTTADWLGLAAIIQDNYAQYDGFVVLHGTDTMAYSAAAQSYLLENLGKTVVFTGSQVPVGRIRTDARRNLITALDIAVARHPTAGTVRVPEVCVFFNDLLIRGNRAKKVESEQFNAFRSENYPPLARAGIEVEFDDKQVRQLPSAPLRVHQHLDERVGILKLFPGITERVVRAMLEVDDLRGCVLETYGSGNAPTAPWFLRCLGDAHERGVQILNVSQCEEGRVIQGQYETSSQLTELGVIGGEDITSEAAITKLMFVLGLGHGPRETAHLLAQNLRGEISLG; from the coding sequence ATGAAGTTTGAGCAGATTCGCAAGAAGATGCCTGAGCTCCGGCAGCTCAACATGCACCTCTCGGTACTTAGTCTGCCCCAGCCCATTGACTCTTCCAACGTAACGACTGCCGACTGGCTGGGGCTGGCCGCCATTATCCAGGACAACTACGCGCAGTACGACGGCTTCGTAGTCTTGCACGGCACCGATACCATGGCTTACTCGGCAGCGGCCCAGAGCTATTTGCTGGAAAACCTGGGCAAAACCGTGGTATTTACCGGCTCCCAGGTGCCCGTGGGCCGCATCCGCACCGATGCCCGCCGCAACCTGATTACGGCCCTCGATATTGCCGTAGCCCGGCATCCCACGGCCGGCACCGTGCGCGTGCCCGAAGTCTGCGTGTTCTTCAACGACCTGCTGATTCGGGGCAACCGGGCCAAAAAGGTGGAAAGCGAGCAGTTCAACGCCTTCCGCAGCGAAAACTACCCGCCCCTGGCCCGGGCTGGTATCGAGGTCGAGTTCGACGACAAGCAGGTGCGCCAACTGCCCTCGGCACCCCTGCGTGTGCACCAGCACCTCGACGAGCGGGTCGGGATTCTGAAGCTGTTTCCGGGCATTACCGAGCGGGTGGTGCGTGCCATGCTGGAGGTGGATGACCTGCGCGGCTGCGTGCTCGAAACCTATGGCTCGGGCAATGCACCCACGGCTCCCTGGTTTTTACGGTGCCTCGGCGACGCCCACGAGCGGGGCGTACAAATTCTGAACGTAAGCCAGTGCGAGGAGGGCCGCGTGATTCAAGGGCAGTACGAAACCAGCTCCCAACTAACTGAGCTGGGCGTCATTGGCGGCGAGGATATCACGTCCGAGGCGGCCATTACCAAGCTCATGTTTGTGCTCGGCCTGGGCCACGGCCCCCGCGAAACGGCCCATTTATTGGCCCAGAACCTGCGCGGTGAAATATCTTTAGGCTAA
- a CDS encoding SBBP repeat-containing protein codes for MRISTLCAVRYAVVVLLSFLTGLSAVAQTAPVWQSVISLGGQHSISGFTIDGAGNYYLTGYFSRPVTIAGRQLTTAGGFDGYVAKLSPSGTLLWLHQLGSTDHDHVHSVAVDKVGNVYVTGSATGTLALGNNLTFTGPAGTEGTMFLIRYSPQGIAEWVQQSNTIAFSTGTSMGFDAAGNLYLTGLYERALTIGSTTITSSNSLRTTRTGYLSRFAAATGSLQSLKTVFHSDATRAVFNGPKLIVLPTGSTYILTSILSNATFGSSTTVTHPNPDSKLNGIAAKYDAQGTLEWVQHFKGGDNRIDAGVADAAGNLFVVGDFYGTTAFGSSILTTSGYINSYDTYLTKISSQGVMQWIQRSVGDGDEHWNDVKLDASGSPYVSGSFQLTTAFGSLSLTAFGSGFHDIVVAAYTPQGQIKWVKQAGSTGFAFDYAQFLAFTSQYDLSVLGNVGGNSTFGPLSLSAGTTENTFLAHLNTSVLATQTPRPSALSMYPNPATDWVQLSACL; via the coding sequence ATGCGTATTTCTACTCTCTGCGCCGTGCGTTATGCCGTCGTGGTGCTACTCAGCTTCTTAACTGGCCTTAGCGCCGTGGCCCAGACCGCGCCTGTGTGGCAAAGTGTCATCTCATTAGGTGGGCAACATAGCATATCCGGTTTTACCATAGATGGTGCTGGTAACTACTATTTAACCGGTTATTTTTCGCGTCCCGTCACTATCGCAGGCAGACAGCTCACCACTGCAGGAGGGTTCGACGGATACGTAGCTAAGCTCTCCCCATCCGGCACGTTGCTTTGGCTGCACCAGTTGGGTTCCACCGACCATGATCACGTGCATAGTGTAGCTGTTGATAAAGTCGGAAACGTTTACGTTACGGGCAGTGCTACCGGCACTTTGGCACTAGGCAATAACTTGACGTTTACAGGCCCAGCGGGTACAGAGGGGACAATGTTTCTAATTCGCTACTCGCCTCAAGGCATTGCAGAATGGGTACAGCAGAGTAATACCATTGCCTTTTCCACAGGCACTAGCATGGGCTTTGATGCGGCGGGCAATCTGTACCTGACTGGTTTATATGAGCGCGCACTTACCATCGGCTCCACAACCATTACATCTTCCAACAGCCTCCGTACTACCAGAACCGGTTATTTGAGTCGGTTTGCAGCGGCTACAGGCAGCCTGCAGTCTTTAAAAACAGTATTCCATTCTGATGCCACTCGCGCTGTATTCAATGGGCCGAAATTGATAGTACTACCTACGGGAAGCACATACATCTTAACTAGTATTTTGAGTAATGCCACATTTGGAAGCTCGACAACCGTTACCCACCCAAACCCAGACTCCAAATTGAATGGCATAGCCGCTAAATATGACGCACAGGGCACGCTTGAATGGGTACAACATTTTAAAGGAGGAGATAACCGCATTGATGCTGGCGTAGCTGATGCAGCTGGTAACCTCTTTGTGGTAGGTGATTTCTACGGCACTACCGCATTTGGGTCATCCATCTTAACTACCAGCGGCTATATCAACAGCTATGACACCTACTTGACCAAGATCTCATCTCAAGGGGTAATGCAGTGGATTCAGCGGAGTGTAGGGGACGGAGATGAGCACTGGAATGATGTAAAGCTTGATGCCTCCGGATCTCCTTACGTTTCGGGTTCATTTCAATTAACAACAGCTTTTGGTTCTTTGTCTCTCACCGCCTTCGGCTCTGGCTTCCATGACATAGTGGTAGCTGCCTATACTCCTCAGGGACAGATCAAATGGGTAAAACAGGCGGGCAGCACAGGCTTTGCTTTTGACTATGCTCAATTTCTAGCCTTCACCTCGCAATACGACCTATCTGTTCTCGGCAATGTTGGCGGAAACAGCACCTTTGGTCCGCTTTCGCTCAGTGCGGGTACAACAGAGAACACCTTTTTGGCACACTTAAACACCTCAGTACTGGCAACCCAAACGCCCCGCCCTTCAGCATTAAGCATGTACCCAAACCCAGCTACTGATTGGGTGCAGCTATCGGCCTGCCTGTAG
- a CDS encoding carboxypeptidase-like regulatory domain-containing protein, with protein MPFSAHSTLYACPRIENSLHPRSSTGRNLIRAERGGPGPTSRSFDPNGVAQLAGAAEQVISGRVADKNGQPLPGVTVLVKGTSTGTATDNEGRFQLTLADPAQAVLVISFIGYQTQELRVADQTSFELTLLESATGLEEVVVIGYGTAKRENITTAVASLPNPRKLPIGP; from the coding sequence TTGCCTTTTTCTGCTCACTCTACTCTCTATGCCTGCCCCCGTATTGAAAACTCATTACACCCACGCAGCAGTACTGGCCGTAACCTTATCCGCGCTGAGCGCGGAGGCCCTGGCCCAACCAGCCGAAGCTTTGACCCCAACGGGGTAGCCCAGCTAGCCGGCGCCGCCGAGCAGGTTATAAGCGGCCGCGTAGCCGACAAGAATGGCCAACCCCTGCCGGGAGTAACTGTGCTGGTAAAAGGCACTTCTACCGGCACGGCCACGGATAACGAAGGCCGCTTCCAACTGACCCTGGCCGACCCGGCGCAGGCAGTGCTGGTAATATCTTTTATTGGCTACCAGACGCAGGAACTGCGAGTAGCCGATCAGACCAGCTTTGAGCTAACGCTCCTGGAGTCGGCTACTGGCCTGGAGGAAGTGGTCGTCATTGGCTACGGTACCGCTAAGCGCGAAAATATTACGACGGCGGTGGCCTCCCTGCCCAACCCGAGAAAATTGCCAATCGGCCCCTAA
- a CDS encoding TonB-dependent receptor plug domain-containing protein — protein MLQGNLAGVTVVQNGGDPSASARVIIRGAGTLNSEAPLYVVDGMPYYGGPLNPNDIASITVLKDAASAAIYGAQASSGVIVVTTKSGKNGAPRVTIDTYHGWQTAYRTPQALNAAEQAAAYNQAADNAGVGRPAAHDPVQNPWGQVTRTNWINEIFRTGSIYNLNATVSGATTGAGS, from the coding sequence ATGCTGCAGGGTAATCTGGCCGGGGTAACGGTGGTGCAGAACGGGGGCGACCCATCGGCTTCGGCCCGGGTCATTATCCGCGGGGCCGGCACGCTCAACAGCGAAGCCCCCCTGTACGTGGTCGACGGCATGCCTTATTATGGCGGACCGCTCAACCCCAACGACATTGCCAGCATTACGGTGCTCAAGGATGCCGCCTCAGCCGCCATCTACGGGGCTCAGGCTTCCTCGGGTGTCATCGTGGTGACCACGAAAAGCGGCAAGAATGGGGCTCCCCGCGTAACCATCGACACCTACCATGGCTGGCAAACCGCCTACCGCACGCCCCAGGCTTTGAACGCAGCCGAGCAGGCCGCCGCTTACAACCAAGCCGCCGACAACGCCGGCGTGGGCCGTCCGGCTGCCCATGACCCGGTGCAAAACCCCTGGGGCCAGGTAACGCGTACCAACTGGATAAACGAGATATTCCGTACGGGCAGCATATACAACCTGAATGCCACCGTGAGCGGGGCAACGACCGGGGCCGGTTCCTGA
- a CDS encoding SusC/RagA family TonB-linked outer membrane protein, whose product MLISTNLKRYSLRLKSDYGLGDKVSIGQNVYVNQTKARGTNTSNAYSGSILNAIFMPAAAAARYADGSYGGVTPLAPAPEFKYAGAYGDVYNPVALLERPTINNPVFNLNGIGYVEYRPLTDLKLRSSFSLDVLRESNKRFDPRIPEPGRSNTMNYLTQSESRRDKWIWDNQASYQKALGKHLFDLTAVYSAQRTNYEYYWLKGQNFDREDRWYQYIGNAKEVVERPTSDVYEEALTSAIGRLTYSFDDRYFLTGSLRRDQSSRLLKYNSDYFPAVSGAWKISSEPFFRLPAVQTLKLRASWGQIGNIQSVNYYAYNVPLVTSQAYLGSTPGYSNGYFVNKQSNPDLQWERSETYDAGLDVGLLDNRLTLTADYFQKFTRGLILPIAPNPSSGVAEGPTANVGTVLNKGFELSVGYAGQAGPVAFQVNGNVATLKNRVEDLNGYGSDFIQHTDNVRTQMYPFRSAVGQPLYAYYLVPTDGLFRSEQEVSAYTNGEGKLIQPSAKPGDLKFRDSNNDGRIDDKDRVFMGNAMPKQTYGLTLGGQWKGFDLSVFWQGVSGVKLFNGYKFATYNAGLQGYNLDRHVLDAWTPQNPDASIPRLSLNDANKNFSLPSDWYLENGSYLRLKNLTVGYTLPAAWSSRVRTGASLRLYGTVENLVTFTKYSGMDPEIGA is encoded by the coding sequence CTGCTCATCAGTACCAACCTCAAGCGCTACTCTCTGCGCCTGAAGTCGGACTACGGCCTGGGCGACAAGGTGAGCATTGGGCAGAACGTGTACGTGAACCAGACCAAAGCCCGGGGCACGAACACCAGCAACGCCTACTCCGGCAGCATCCTCAACGCCATCTTCATGCCCGCTGCCGCCGCGGCCCGCTACGCCGACGGCTCCTACGGCGGCGTAACCCCGCTGGCGCCCGCGCCCGAGTTCAAGTACGCCGGGGCCTACGGCGACGTATATAACCCGGTGGCCTTGCTGGAGCGGCCCACGATCAACAACCCCGTATTCAACCTAAACGGCATCGGGTACGTGGAGTACCGCCCACTCACCGACCTGAAGCTGCGCAGCAGCTTCAGCCTGGATGTGCTGCGGGAGTCCAATAAGCGCTTTGACCCGCGCATACCCGAGCCCGGCCGCAGCAACACGATGAACTACCTGACCCAGAGCGAGTCGCGGCGCGACAAGTGGATCTGGGACAATCAGGCTAGCTACCAGAAAGCCCTGGGCAAGCACCTTTTCGATTTGACAGCCGTGTACTCGGCCCAGCGCACCAACTACGAATACTACTGGCTCAAGGGCCAGAACTTCGACCGCGAAGACCGCTGGTATCAGTATATCGGCAACGCCAAGGAAGTGGTGGAGCGGCCCACCAGCGACGTGTATGAGGAAGCCCTGACCTCTGCCATTGGCCGCCTGACCTACAGCTTCGACGACCGGTACTTTCTGACCGGTAGTTTGCGCCGCGACCAGTCCTCGCGCCTGCTGAAATATAATTCCGACTACTTCCCGGCTGTGTCGGGGGCCTGGAAAATCTCCTCCGAGCCCTTCTTCCGACTACCCGCCGTGCAGACGCTGAAGCTGCGGGCCTCCTGGGGACAAATCGGCAACATCCAGTCGGTGAACTACTACGCCTACAACGTGCCGCTGGTGACCAGCCAGGCCTACCTGGGCAGCACCCCGGGCTACAGCAACGGCTATTTCGTCAACAAGCAGTCGAACCCCGACCTGCAGTGGGAACGGTCCGAAACCTATGATGCCGGTTTGGACGTGGGCCTGCTGGATAACCGCCTGACGCTGACGGCCGACTACTTCCAGAAGTTTACCCGCGGGCTGATTCTGCCTATCGCGCCGAATCCGAGCAGCGGGGTAGCCGAAGGTCCCACGGCCAACGTGGGCACCGTACTCAACAAGGGCTTCGAGCTGAGCGTGGGCTACGCCGGCCAGGCCGGCCCCGTAGCGTTCCAGGTGAATGGCAACGTGGCCACGCTGAAAAACCGCGTGGAAGACCTCAACGGCTACGGCAGCGACTTTATCCAGCACACCGACAACGTGCGCACCCAGATGTACCCCTTCCGCTCGGCCGTCGGCCAGCCCTTGTACGCCTACTACCTCGTGCCAACCGACGGCCTGTTTCGCTCCGAGCAGGAGGTTAGCGCCTACACCAACGGCGAGGGCAAGCTGATTCAGCCCAGCGCCAAACCCGGCGACCTGAAGTTCCGGGACTCCAACAATGACGGCCGCATCGACGACAAGGACCGTGTTTTCATGGGCAACGCTATGCCTAAGCAAACCTACGGGCTTACCCTCGGCGGGCAGTGGAAAGGCTTTGACCTGAGTGTATTCTGGCAAGGGGTGAGCGGGGTCAAGCTCTTTAACGGCTACAAGTTCGCTACTTACAACGCCGGCCTGCAGGGCTACAACCTCGACCGCCACGTGCTCGACGCCTGGACGCCCCAGAACCCCGACGCCAGCATCCCGCGCCTTTCGCTCAACGACGCCAACAAGAACTTCAGCCTGCCCTCCGACTGGTACCTGGAGAACGGCTCCTACCTGCGCCTGAAAAATTTGACCGTGGGCTACACCCTGCCCGCAGCCTGGAGCAGCCGCGTGCGGACCGGCGCCAGCCTGCGCCTCTACGGCACGGTGGAGAACCTGGTCACCTTCACCAAGTACTCGGGCATGGACCCCGAAATCGGGGCGTAG
- a CDS encoding RagB/SusD family nutrient uptake outer membrane protein, giving the protein MKYPALLFTALLLGAATSCQDDFTDLTPQGTITYANFWKTDADALAAANALYGYMNNDDMFGRGFFWLINASDDMVTGRVRATAANVRNFTATGDEGDTNKMYGYSYRVIRRANEVLKNVPAMSIDEKLKNRVLGEAYFMRAFSYFHIATRYGDQRAGVPLVTVENMDQNTFPRPASVVANYELMEQDLKKAAELLPLVTAYSGADLGHAHKDAALAYLAKTYVFWAQYDKSKWVLAEQAAEAVTQSGSGRALLNTGKPKEDFHSVFTIQNNWSKEYIWSVVSGKQDGSILPGVLLENKGWGKYNGWGYFQPTLDLYESFEAGDPRREATILSFGDEFTYLGQKQKYSSTNSLTGFQFSKYMEPYTYPATEHLNANGDKPTTDLNVPLMRYAEVLLLQAEAQIMQGKSGDQALNAVRRRAGLPLLTGATLADLKRERRSELAGEFADRHADLVRWGDAQAAYAKPQRGREYADKANPASTYKVVEVWPARTFNPAVHHVWPIPPIDLNNSKIAQNQGW; this is encoded by the coding sequence ATGAAATACCCCGCGCTTCTTTTCACGGCCCTGCTTTTGGGCGCTGCCACCAGCTGCCAGGACGACTTCACCGACCTCACGCCCCAGGGCACCATCACCTACGCCAACTTCTGGAAAACCGACGCCGATGCCCTGGCCGCTGCCAATGCCCTGTACGGCTACATGAACAACGACGACATGTTCGGGCGGGGCTTCTTCTGGCTGATCAACGCCTCCGACGACATGGTGACGGGGCGGGTACGGGCCACGGCGGCCAACGTGCGCAACTTCACGGCCACCGGCGACGAGGGCGACACCAACAAGATGTACGGCTACTCGTACCGGGTTATCCGCCGGGCCAACGAGGTGCTGAAGAACGTGCCGGCCATGAGCATCGACGAGAAGCTCAAAAACCGGGTGCTGGGCGAGGCCTACTTTATGCGGGCCTTCTCCTACTTCCACATTGCCACCCGCTACGGCGACCAGCGCGCCGGTGTGCCCCTGGTAACCGTGGAAAACATGGACCAAAACACGTTTCCCCGCCCCGCAAGCGTAGTGGCCAACTACGAGCTCATGGAGCAGGACCTGAAAAAGGCCGCCGAGCTGCTTCCCCTGGTTACGGCCTACTCGGGCGCCGACCTGGGGCATGCCCACAAGGATGCGGCCCTAGCATATTTGGCTAAAACCTACGTGTTCTGGGCCCAGTACGACAAAAGCAAGTGGGTTCTGGCCGAGCAGGCCGCCGAGGCCGTGACGCAATCCGGTTCGGGGCGGGCCCTGCTCAACACCGGCAAGCCCAAGGAGGACTTCCACTCGGTGTTTACGATTCAAAACAACTGGTCGAAGGAGTACATCTGGTCGGTGGTGTCGGGCAAGCAGGACGGGAGCATTCTGCCCGGCGTGCTGCTGGAAAACAAGGGCTGGGGCAAGTACAACGGCTGGGGCTACTTCCAGCCTACGCTGGACCTGTACGAGTCGTTCGAAGCTGGTGACCCGCGCCGGGAAGCCACCATCCTTTCCTTCGGCGACGAGTTCACCTACCTGGGGCAGAAGCAGAAATACTCCTCCACCAACTCGCTGACCGGCTTTCAGTTCAGCAAGTACATGGAGCCCTACACCTACCCGGCCACCGAGCACCTGAACGCCAACGGCGACAAGCCCACCACCGACCTGAATGTGCCGCTGATGCGCTACGCCGAGGTGCTGCTGCTGCAGGCGGAGGCTCAGATCATGCAGGGCAAGAGCGGCGACCAGGCCCTGAACGCCGTGCGCCGCCGGGCCGGTTTGCCGCTGCTGACGGGCGCTACCCTGGCCGACCTGAAGCGGGAGCGGCGCTCGGAGCTGGCCGGCGAGTTTGCCGACCGCCACGCCGACCTCGTGCGCTGGGGCGATGCCCAGGCCGCCTACGCCAAACCCCAGCGCGGGCGCGAGTATGCCGACAAGGCCAACCCGGCCTCGACTTACAAGGTGGTAGAAGTATGGCCGGCCCGCACCTTCAACCCCGCCGTGCACCACGTGTGGCCCATCCCGCCCATCGACCTGAACAATTCGAAAATCGCCCAAAACCAGGGCTGGTAA
- a CDS encoding metallophosphoesterase N-terminal domain-containing protein, which produces MGNSFVRYAWPWLFGLLAAQAPAQSQHFTPRTVAGTVFVDQNGNGRREAAEAGVAGVLVSNGVEIVPTDTQGRYRLSTRPGRLVFVVKPRGYAPVRPEGWYYQPTTASRQTADFALRLAVEKNAHQVVLLGDIQAGSQDDLYHFNHLVTEELYDDPYAFALTLGDITFDELGVYPKTKASLAALGKPVYAVFGNHDQNYEVREAAYADSTYQRYFGPSYYALQYGRTHFIVLNDVACLGQKKYEGRVSSEQLTFLTNYLQHSDPSSCTCWPCTFPWPK; this is translated from the coding sequence ATGGGAAATAGCTTCGTGCGCTACGCCTGGCCATGGCTGTTTGGGCTGCTGGCTGCTCAGGCTCCCGCGCAAAGCCAGCATTTCACGCCGCGCACCGTGGCTGGCACCGTCTTCGTCGACCAGAATGGCAACGGCCGGCGCGAGGCCGCCGAAGCCGGGGTAGCCGGCGTGCTGGTGTCCAATGGCGTTGAGATAGTGCCGACTGACACCCAGGGCAGATACCGCCTGAGCACCCGGCCCGGCCGGCTGGTTTTTGTAGTGAAGCCCCGCGGCTATGCCCCCGTCCGGCCCGAAGGCTGGTATTATCAGCCGACTACGGCTAGCCGCCAAACGGCGGATTTTGCACTCCGCCTGGCTGTGGAGAAAAACGCCCACCAGGTGGTGCTGCTCGGCGACATTCAGGCCGGCAGCCAGGACGACCTCTACCACTTCAACCATCTGGTAACCGAGGAGCTCTACGACGACCCTTACGCCTTTGCCCTCACCCTGGGCGACATCACCTTTGATGAGCTGGGCGTATACCCCAAAACCAAGGCCAGCCTGGCAGCCCTGGGCAAGCCGGTGTACGCCGTGTTCGGCAACCACGACCAGAACTACGAAGTCCGGGAGGCTGCCTACGCCGACTCTACTTACCAGCGCTACTTCGGCCCTTCATATTATGCCCTGCAATACGGGCGCACCCACTTCATCGTGCTCAATGATGTGGCCTGCCTGGGGCAGAAGAAGTACGAAGGCCGGGTATCGAGCGAGCAGCTAACCTTCCTGACCAACTACCTGCAACACTCCGACCCCAGCAGCTGCACGTGCTGGCCATGCACATTCCCCTGGCCGAAGTAG
- a CDS encoding calcineurin-like phosphoesterase C-terminal domain-containing protein, with amino-acid sequence MHIPLAEVVNKADLLGVLAQHPNVAFISAHEHRNRREFHAQAHGATWQEVVVGATCGSWWQGEHDIFGIPSALMNCGAPKGYWKLQVGEQGDYLLAYKASQYPATFQLSVWTPEDSEWDPAQNLPADSTRNVALINVFAGSSKTRVEFRLSDGAWQPAYPVAVPDPYVARIYQLQQRRIYPTAKASALAGQAEPSPHLWRARLPDSLPVGTHKIEVRATDPYGLQARAYRVLTVNPPSRP; translated from the coding sequence ATGCACATTCCCCTGGCCGAAGTAGTAAATAAAGCCGACCTGCTGGGCGTGCTGGCCCAGCACCCGAACGTGGCCTTTATTTCGGCCCACGAGCACCGCAACCGGCGGGAGTTCCACGCCCAGGCGCATGGGGCAACCTGGCAGGAAGTGGTGGTCGGCGCTACCTGCGGGAGTTGGTGGCAGGGGGAGCACGACATCTTCGGCATCCCCTCGGCCCTGATGAACTGCGGCGCGCCCAAGGGCTACTGGAAGCTGCAGGTGGGCGAGCAGGGTGACTATCTGCTGGCCTACAAGGCCTCCCAGTACCCGGCCACCTTCCAGCTGAGCGTCTGGACCCCGGAAGACTCGGAGTGGGACCCGGCCCAGAATTTGCCCGCCGACTCGACCCGAAATGTGGCCCTGATCAACGTGTTTGCCGGCTCGAGCAAAACCCGCGTCGAGTTTCGCCTCAGCGACGGGGCCTGGCAGCCCGCTTACCCCGTAGCGGTTCCTGACCCGTACGTAGCCCGAATTTACCAGCTCCAGCAGCGCCGGATTTACCCCACGGCCAAAGCCTCCGCCTTGGCGGGGCAGGCCGAACCCAGTCCCCACCTGTGGCGCGCCCGCCTGCCCGACAGCCTACCGGTGGGCACCCACAAAATTGAAGTGCGCGCCACCGACCCCTATGGCCTCCAGGCCCGGGCCTACCGCGTGCTAACCGTCAACCCTCCTTCCCGGCCCTAA
- a CDS encoding alkaline phosphatase, translating into MQQAQVTGLSITANQYGKITDSAASATAMATGHKTYNGAIGMDSLGHSFRSIMWDARAQGKSTGLVVACELPDATPACFAVNHPNRQDLEVIARKFLDAPIDFMYGGGLKFFTQRKDQVDLLAQWRAKGYQVATTPQQARALTSPGPWPCWPTMARPGCPPERQPTWSWVSTKPWSCWVKTRRAFF; encoded by the coding sequence CTGCAGCAGGCCCAGGTCACGGGCCTTTCCATCACGGCCAACCAGTACGGCAAGATTACCGACTCGGCGGCCAGCGCCACGGCCATGGCCACCGGGCACAAAACCTACAACGGCGCCATCGGCATGGACTCCCTGGGGCATTCGTTTCGCTCCATTATGTGGGACGCGCGCGCCCAGGGCAAATCCACGGGCCTGGTGGTAGCCTGTGAGCTGCCCGATGCCACACCCGCCTGCTTTGCCGTGAACCACCCCAACCGCCAGGACCTGGAGGTTATTGCTCGCAAGTTTCTGGATGCACCTATTGACTTCATGTACGGGGGTGGGCTGAAGTTCTTTACCCAGCGTAAGGATCAGGTAGATTTGCTAGCCCAGTGGCGGGCCAAAGGCTACCAGGTAGCCACTACCCCCCAGCAGGCCCGCGCCCTGACCAGCCCCGGGCCGTGGCCCTGCTGGCCGACAATGGCCCGGCCCGGATGCCCGCCCGAACGGCAGCCTACATGGAGCTGGGTTTCGACAAAGCCCTGGAGCTGCTGGGTAAAAACGAGAAGGGCTTTTTTCTGA
- a CDS encoding alkaline phosphatase, protein MELGFDKALELLGKNEKGFFLMVEGSQIDDAGHFNDTSYNVQEVLDFDQQVGKAFRFAAQNGETLVIVTADHETGGYSVTGGSSQTGKLTGRFTTTHHSAVVVPVFAYGNGSELFTGLYENTEIYHRIKRAMTKAN, encoded by the coding sequence ATGGAGCTGGGTTTCGACAAAGCCCTGGAGCTGCTGGGTAAAAACGAGAAGGGCTTTTTTCTGATGGTAGAAGGCTCGCAGATTGACGATGCCGGCCACTTCAACGATACTTCCTACAATGTGCAGGAGGTCCTGGATTTCGATCAGCAGGTGGGCAAGGCCTTCCGCTTTGCGGCCCAGAACGGGGAGACTCTGGTAATCGTCACGGCCGACCACGAAACCGGCGGCTACAGTGTGACGGGAGGAAGCAGCCAGACCGGCAAGCTCACGGGCCGCTTCACCACGACGCACCACTCGGCCGTGGTGGTGCCCGTGTTTGCCTATGGCAATGGCAGCGAGCTGTTCACCGGCCTGTATGAGAATACGGAAATCTACCACCGCATCAAGCGGGCTATGACCAAAGCTAATTAA